AAGGCCACGCTGCCAGCGCGCGGGCGCACCCAGCGGAAGGTGTCCGTGTGACGCGCGAAGAAGGCATCCAGCAGCGCCAGGTTCTCCGTGAGCAACGCGCGGCTGCGCGCGAGCACCCGCTCCTGGGCGCGCAAGGCGATGAGTGACAGCACCTCGCTGGGCGCGCTGTTGCAGATGGTGGTGTAGTCCTTGTAGGCCGCGCACCGCCGGAGCAACGCCTCGTCGCGACAGGCCAGCCAGCCCACGCGCAACCCCGCGAGCCCGAAGGCCTTCGACATCACGCCCAGGCTGATGCCCAGCGGCGAGTGGCTGGCCGCGGGCGGCAGCGTGTCGGCGGTGTCGTACTCCAGCAGCCGGTACACCTCGTCGGACAACACGTAGATGCCACGCTCGCGCGACAGCGCGTACAGCGCGTCGAACGTCGCGCGGTCCAGCAGCGCGCCCGTGGGGTTGTGGGGGAAGTTCACCACCAGGAGCCGCGTCTCGGGCCGCAGCGCGCGGCGCAGGGCGTCCAGGTCCAGGGCCCAGCCGTCCTCCTCGCGCAGCCGCAGCAGCGTCACGTCCGCGCCGGTGGCGCGCGCGACTTCGTGCAGGGACTGATAGCCCGGCCACGTGACGACGGCGTGGTCGCCCGTGCCCAGCAGCACATTCACGAGGACGAAGAGCGCCTCCTCCGCGCCCGCGAAGGTGAGGACCTGGTCGGGCGAGAGGCCGGGATACAGCGCGGCAATCTCCTCGCGCAGGGCGGGCAGGCCCGTGGATTCGGTGTAGCCCAGCGTCAGCCCCTCCCAGCGGGCGCGCTCGTCCGGGCCGGCGAGCGCCAGCAAGTCCTGCATCCGCCAGCCCTCGATGTCCGACGAGCACAGCAGGTAGGGCGCCGCGAACTCCCAGCGCGCGAAGTAACGCTCCAGCTTGAAGTCGGGGATGCGCATGGCGGGCATGTCTGCCTGCTTCACGGCCTGCCGTCCAGCGACGTCCGGCGGCGAAGGCCCGTGCCTAGCTTGAGTCGCGTCCTTTCCAACGCCAGGCCTCATGGGAGCCCCTATGCCCAAGCTCGACATCCCCATCACCTTGCTGGACCCGGACGGCGGGTGGATCAACACCCCCGTCCACGTGTCCGAGCTGGATGAGCTGCCCGTCCTCCTCCACTTCTTCTCCCTCAAGCAGCGCGGGAATGACGCGGACATCGACGCGGTGAAGCGCATCCTCGCGGAGTTCGCGCCCCGGGGCCTGCGCATCATCAGCGTGGACGTCACCGCCTCCGACAAGGAGCTGCGCGACACCAACGCGGTGGAGGCCTTCGCGCGAAAACACGGGCTCTACCACCCCATCGCCGTGGACGACGGCTCCATGGCGCGCGCCTACGACGTGGCGGAGACGCCCGCGTGGCTGCTGTTCGACGCGGACTCGGGCCGGCTGCGCCACCACTTCTCCGGGAAGAACGCCTCCCAGCACGCGCGGCAGGTCCTGGAGCGCTTCGTCCAATCCAGCGCCGCGGCTCCCGCGCACGCCCCCTGACACCCTGGAGTCCACCATGGCGACTCGCCGAAAGAATCCAGACGCTTCCCGCTTCTCGTTCGGCACGGTGGCCGCGGCAGGTATCGGCGCGGTGCTCGGCCTGCGCCGGCTGCTGCGCTCGCGCTTCCAGTTCAAGGACTGCACCGTCCTCATCACCGG
This genomic window from Myxococcus hansupus contains:
- a CDS encoding aminotransferase class I/II-fold pyridoxal phosphate-dependent enzyme, coding for MRIPDFKLERYFARWEFAAPYLLCSSDIEGWRMQDLLALAGPDERARWEGLTLGYTESTGLPALREEIAALYPGLSPDQVLTFAGAEEALFVLVNVLLGTGDHAVVTWPGYQSLHEVARATGADVTLLRLREEDGWALDLDALRRALRPETRLLVVNFPHNPTGALLDRATFDALYALSRERGIYVLSDEVYRLLEYDTADTLPPAASHSPLGISLGVMSKAFGLAGLRVGWLACRDEALLRRCAAYKDYTTICNSAPSEVLSLIALRAQERVLARSRALLTENLALLDAFFARHTDTFRWVRPRAGSVAFPKLLRETPVAHFTEALREREGVLLLPGDVYDFPGNHFRMGLGRSNLPDALARLDRFVADTMR
- a CDS encoding peroxiredoxin family protein gives rise to the protein MPKLDIPITLLDPDGGWINTPVHVSELDELPVLLHFFSLKQRGNDADIDAVKRILAEFAPRGLRIISVDVTASDKELRDTNAVEAFARKHGLYHPIAVDDGSMARAYDVAETPAWLLFDADSGRLRHHFSGKNASQHARQVLERFVQSSAAAPAHAP